A genomic segment from Actinoplanes sichuanensis encodes:
- a CDS encoding acyltransferase domain-containing protein, producing MSPYVFLFPGQGAYLDGALGTLRHERPETAEIFTAIDTALAAHGVPTVGDRLLRPDAPTLAELLDGDPHLLQLALYGTNLVIHRILTDAGIGAGVLVGHSLGEISALVAAGAFSVGDGAVIVAERTAALRPLDGLGAMTSLSTHAVRATALVTALDRPGLAVAVDNGPDQVAVSGPLGDLTRLEGLAQSVGIVTTRLRSPYPFHNPLLADAAADFHQRIRHVRQQPLRARVHSPILGRAYHDLDDLPALLARHLTSPVGFREAIRLLHGTGFRTFVEVGARHALTGLTRTIVPGVVTVTCLDGRDPIATALRALRGETTPPASAAPAPAVPAPAVPAPAPAPAVPAPALVPASAVASTAAPMSVPGALNREQLITDLRGFYAEALEYPVDVLTADAELEADLGVDSLKQTELLTRLGERYGFGSLPDDFRITELNTLSRIASLVIRMSGTKPAAPADPSVSPISALSSATPVSSVLAAAPVSPVPESAPVSPVPEPAPVSPVSAAAPVPPPLGREQGLDREQLITDLRGFYAAALEYPVDVLTADAELEADLGVDSLKQTELLTRLGERYGFGSLPDDFRITELNTLSRIADLVRRMRSATV from the coding sequence GTGTCCCCTTACGTCTTCCTCTTTCCCGGCCAGGGCGCGTACCTCGACGGCGCCCTCGGCACCCTGCGGCACGAACGGCCGGAGACCGCCGAGATCTTCACCGCGATCGACACCGCCCTCGCCGCCCACGGCGTGCCCACCGTCGGCGACCGGCTGCTGCGCCCGGACGCGCCGACCCTCGCCGAACTGCTCGACGGCGATCCGCACCTGCTGCAACTCGCCCTCTACGGCACCAACCTGGTGATCCACCGGATCCTCACCGACGCCGGGATCGGCGCCGGCGTCCTGGTCGGCCACAGCCTCGGCGAGATCTCGGCGCTGGTCGCGGCGGGCGCCTTCAGCGTCGGCGACGGCGCGGTCATCGTCGCCGAACGGACCGCGGCACTCCGGCCGCTCGACGGCCTCGGCGCGATGACCTCCCTTTCCACCCATGCGGTACGGGCGACCGCTCTCGTCACCGCGCTGGACCGGCCCGGCCTCGCCGTGGCCGTCGACAACGGCCCGGATCAGGTGGCGGTCTCGGGCCCGCTGGGTGACCTGACCCGCCTGGAGGGGCTCGCCCAGTCGGTCGGGATCGTCACGACTCGGCTGCGGTCGCCCTACCCGTTCCACAACCCGCTGCTCGCCGACGCCGCCGCCGACTTCCACCAGCGGATCCGGCACGTCCGTCAGCAGCCGCTGCGTGCCCGGGTGCACTCGCCGATCCTCGGCCGCGCCTACCACGATCTGGACGACCTGCCCGCCCTGCTGGCCCGGCATCTCACCTCGCCGGTCGGTTTCCGGGAGGCGATCCGGCTCCTGCACGGAACCGGCTTCCGGACCTTCGTCGAGGTCGGCGCCCGGCACGCGCTGACCGGCCTGACCCGGACCATCGTCCCGGGCGTCGTCACCGTCACCTGCCTGGACGGCCGCGACCCGATCGCGACGGCCTTGCGAGCCCTCCGCGGAGAAACCACCCCGCCCGCTTCCGCCGCGCCCGCGCCTGCTGTGCCCGCGCCTGCTGTGCCCGCGCCTGCACCTGCACCTGCTGTGCCCGCGCCTGCTCTTGTGCCCGCGTCGGCCGTCGCGTCCACCGCCGCCCCCATGTCGGTTCCGGGCGCGCTCAACCGGGAGCAGTTGATCACCGATCTGCGGGGGTTCTATGCCGAGGCGCTGGAGTATCCGGTGGACGTGTTGACCGCGGACGCCGAGCTGGAAGCGGATCTCGGTGTGGATTCGCTGAAGCAGACCGAGCTGCTGACCCGGCTGGGGGAGCGTTACGGCTTCGGCTCGTTGCCCGACGACTTCCGGATCACCGAGTTGAACACCCTCAGCCGGATCGCGAGCCTCGTCATCCGAATGTCCGGCACCAAGCCGGCGGCCCCGGCCGATCCCTCCGTCTCGCCCATTTCCGCGCTTTCGTCGGCCACACCCGTTTCGTCGGTTCTGGCAGCCGCCCCCGTTTCGCCGGTTCCAGAGTCCGCCCCCGTTTCGCCGGTTCCAGAGCCCGCCCCCGTTTCGCCGGTTTCAGCGGCCGCGCCCGTCCCGCCGCCGCTCGGTCGGGAGCAGGGGCTCGACCGGGAGCAGTTGATCACCGATCTGCGGGGGTTCTATGCGGCGGCGCTGGAGTATCCGGTGGACGTGCTGACCGCGGACGCCGAGCTGGAAGCGGATCTCGGTGTGGATTCGCTGAAGCAGACCGAGCTGCTGACCCGGTTGGGGGAGCGTTACGGCTTCGGCTCGTTGCCCGACGACTTCCGGATCACCGAGCTCAACACCCTCAGCCGGATCGCCGACCTGGTCCGCCGCATGCGGTCCGCGACGGTGTGA
- a CDS encoding SDR family oxidoreductase, with product MISFTGKTVLITGGVRGLGLEIARTFADAGASLVLNYFHSRDAARAVEAEFAARGVDVHLVRGSVARDEQVGRMFEEIRDRVGHLDVLVNNAASGALLPPSELSEQHWNRAWDTNVRGSWRCAEAARPLLAARGGGTIVNLSSFGAGHVIGNYVTVGTSKAAVESLTRYLAAEYATDNIRVNTASGGLVQGSVAELFPDAAELRRVMSEATPFGRLATERELANIVLFLASDLSSWVTGQTLLADGGLTLAGAIMTPPAFRPAPPTRPTPPTPSAPEKAAAEKAESAAPEKAAEKAESAAPETAAAESAAPGEPADEAEPDDAIVVVGMGLVCPGADSPAEFLRLRAGADDVLSEPGDRWDHSIFHSPDPGAQDRTRSRRAGFVTNAEEASGGAEYTTVWLRRAIEQALTGVTRPAGGHVAYLGYTADGSQHLEEALAAGGAAAGLVARLRAVGHDDRAAKVERVVAEALRRAGDTPATRLPHAVMRAAVDGLLPDGTPVTAVDTACSSSLYAVDLGIKALRTGAATVAICGGAHAMGPRNPVMFGKLGGLSESDRIRPFDSHGDGVLFADGAAVVVLKTLRQARADGDEIHGVILGVGTSSDGRGKAIHAPNADGQRLAVRRAYRAAGVEPEQVDWVAAHATGTRAGDSTEFSALKDLFGGPDGCLVTSNKAQIGHTGWAAGVVSLIEVLLSLRAETIAPQQGFVASGPAVAAEGSSLTIPKIGTPWPRTADRPRLAGVSGFGFGGTNAHVVVADRPLPAGPAADPEPRPDDPVVVVGWSTHLPGEVADDDVTAWLTGRGAAPARTFGDDYPAPPVRRFRLPPPIMRSSDRAQLMALECVDKLIRSPLGDTFDDYRDTTGVFVGQLGPTRHGALSASRCYLTLVEQAVRADPELAADEVVTAALDVFTGGVRRLFPPIGPDTLPGLMTNIVPARVANYFDFHGVNMAVDTGLGSSLEAIRVASKYLHAPAGETPLDLAVVCGVNGNSTDELAYVLGGTVDRPLAEGAFTVVLTRRSTAEQNGLTILGTLRDAPATGAGAVRLVADGSGPEPTYLGGDAARLLVQALVSPAAEVEIGCVDPITGTEDRLTLQKTPVQEAAPAAERFVVTTRSLPPLEPVAAGPNTLVLTDGDLTDVAVPADVTSILVVSDVLAGRGRLDGSEAALAVHDGVFKVLSGCPSGVTSVGVVLLGAVDTTAHPALGLFDGLLKSLQTERPGIRTVTVAHDGTDPAAGLAALRAELAAESGPPLVIRRGRAREAPVATARPARPDLPPITATLGERPVVLATGGARGLTAEIALALAERAGARLWLLGTVPLDGRPEWVTGGSDEEFARHRADYLRTLPDGGTFAQAKRETDRMAHAREVHRNLARMAAHVGADNVTYVVCDVTDGESVDAAVRRVLARDGRVDLVIHGAGVNHSAALGRKTLDQFHRVRDVKVRGYLNLKRALAATPPRVWCNFGSVVGFAGGPGEADYASANAFLATAARAVGDTREITVEWPLWREVGFAANSLTKSFLSRTGGVDGIDTAAGVGYFLSEVADPGQSGSVVYLQAEHRDAILGSRPALLGSPASALLVGGFRPDGDGRWTGTLELTADDHEFLRQHLVRDLPTVPGAFLLEAAAEAACAVSPGRPVTAVSDVRFLAPVRRQPGRPNVYRVAVETSGPGTAFAVTVTGDVHAPDGTLLRPDRLYCQAVVHLGTPGTAPADGPVIGAPAGPPIPDPYLCDNEYLRLAGLFATNTDGRLHEYGCRATFQLPEGPRPPRFDDFRLPAMLLDGLFRVTVLPHVRDGRAPLVAPTAIDRIDFYDSRNDLRLAAGLPAITLTSDTAGRHAVATSPDGRVLVRVRGLTGAVLGEVGTTPALAARA from the coding sequence ATGATCAGCTTCACGGGGAAGACCGTACTCATCACCGGCGGTGTCCGCGGCCTCGGCCTGGAGATCGCCCGCACGTTCGCCGACGCGGGCGCGAGCCTGGTGCTCAACTACTTCCACTCCCGGGACGCGGCCCGCGCGGTCGAGGCCGAGTTCGCCGCCCGGGGTGTCGACGTGCATCTGGTCCGTGGCTCGGTGGCCCGCGACGAGCAGGTCGGCCGGATGTTCGAGGAGATCCGGGACCGGGTCGGGCACCTGGACGTCCTGGTCAACAATGCCGCCTCGGGAGCCCTGCTGCCGCCGTCGGAACTGTCCGAACAGCACTGGAACCGGGCCTGGGACACCAACGTCCGTGGTTCCTGGCGGTGTGCCGAGGCGGCCCGGCCGCTGCTGGCCGCGCGGGGTGGCGGAACGATCGTCAACCTGTCGTCGTTCGGCGCCGGGCACGTCATCGGCAACTACGTCACGGTCGGCACCTCGAAGGCCGCGGTCGAATCGCTGACCCGCTACCTGGCCGCCGAGTACGCGACCGACAACATCCGGGTCAACACCGCGTCCGGTGGGCTGGTCCAGGGTTCGGTCGCCGAACTGTTCCCGGACGCCGCCGAGCTGCGCCGGGTGATGTCCGAGGCGACACCGTTCGGCCGCCTGGCCACCGAACGCGAACTGGCCAACATCGTGCTGTTCCTGGCCTCCGACCTGTCGTCCTGGGTGACCGGCCAGACCCTGCTGGCCGACGGCGGCCTGACCCTGGCCGGCGCGATCATGACCCCACCCGCGTTCCGCCCGGCGCCACCCACCCGTCCGACCCCGCCGACCCCGTCCGCGCCGGAGAAGGCGGCGGCGGAGAAGGCGGAGAGCGCGGCGCCGGAGAAGGCGGCGGAGAAGGCGGAGAGCGCGGCGCCGGAGACGGCGGCGGCGGAGAGTGCGGCGCCGGGGGAGCCCGCGGATGAGGCGGAGCCCGACGACGCCATCGTGGTCGTCGGTATGGGGCTGGTCTGTCCCGGCGCCGACAGTCCGGCCGAGTTCCTGCGGTTGCGGGCCGGCGCCGACGACGTGCTCAGCGAGCCCGGCGACCGGTGGGACCACTCGATCTTCCATTCGCCGGATCCGGGGGCGCAGGACCGTACCCGATCGCGCCGTGCCGGTTTCGTCACGAACGCCGAGGAGGCGAGCGGCGGCGCCGAATACACCACGGTGTGGCTGCGGAGGGCCATCGAGCAGGCGCTCACCGGGGTCACCCGGCCGGCCGGCGGGCACGTCGCCTACCTGGGCTACACCGCGGACGGCAGCCAGCACCTGGAGGAGGCCCTGGCCGCCGGGGGCGCGGCCGCCGGGCTCGTCGCCCGGCTGCGGGCGGTCGGTCACGACGACCGGGCGGCGAAGGTGGAACGGGTGGTCGCCGAGGCGCTGCGCCGCGCCGGGGACACCCCCGCCACCCGCCTTCCGCACGCGGTGATGCGGGCCGCCGTCGACGGGCTGCTCCCGGACGGGACACCGGTCACCGCGGTCGACACCGCGTGCTCGTCGTCGCTGTACGCGGTCGACCTCGGCATCAAGGCCCTGCGGACCGGCGCGGCGACCGTGGCGATCTGCGGCGGCGCCCACGCGATGGGCCCGCGGAACCCGGTGATGTTCGGAAAACTCGGCGGTCTGTCCGAATCGGATCGAATCCGGCCGTTCGACAGCCACGGCGACGGGGTGCTCTTCGCCGACGGGGCGGCGGTCGTGGTGCTCAAGACGCTGCGTCAGGCCCGCGCCGACGGCGACGAGATCCACGGGGTGATCCTCGGCGTGGGCACCTCGTCGGACGGACGGGGCAAGGCGATCCACGCCCCGAACGCCGACGGGCAGCGCCTCGCCGTGCGCCGCGCCTACCGGGCCGCCGGTGTCGAGCCGGAGCAGGTGGACTGGGTGGCCGCGCACGCCACCGGCACCCGGGCCGGCGACAGCACCGAGTTCTCCGCGCTGAAGGATCTCTTCGGTGGCCCGGACGGCTGCCTCGTCACCTCCAACAAGGCGCAGATCGGTCACACCGGCTGGGCGGCCGGTGTGGTGTCGCTGATCGAGGTGCTGCTCTCGCTGCGGGCCGAGACGATCGCCCCGCAGCAGGGATTCGTCGCCAGCGGACCGGCCGTCGCCGCCGAGGGCAGCTCGCTGACCATCCCGAAGATCGGCACACCGTGGCCGCGTACCGCCGACCGGCCACGGCTCGCCGGTGTCTCCGGTTTCGGGTTCGGCGGCACCAACGCCCACGTCGTCGTGGCCGACCGCCCCCTACCGGCCGGTCCCGCCGCCGACCCCGAGCCGCGGCCCGACGACCCGGTCGTGGTGGTCGGCTGGTCCACCCACCTGCCCGGCGAGGTCGCCGACGACGACGTCACCGCCTGGCTGACCGGCCGGGGCGCCGCACCCGCGCGGACGTTCGGCGACGACTACCCGGCGCCCCCGGTGCGCCGTTTCCGGCTCCCGCCGCCGATCATGCGCTCGTCGGACCGGGCCCAGCTGATGGCTCTGGAATGTGTCGACAAGCTGATCCGCTCGCCGCTCGGCGACACGTTCGACGACTACCGCGACACCACCGGCGTGTTCGTCGGCCAGCTCGGGCCCACCCGGCACGGTGCCCTGTCGGCGTCCCGCTGCTACCTGACCCTGGTCGAGCAGGCGGTCCGCGCCGATCCGGAACTCGCCGCCGACGAGGTGGTCACCGCCGCGCTCGACGTGTTCACCGGCGGGGTGCGGCGGCTGTTCCCGCCGATCGGCCCGGACACCCTGCCCGGCCTGATGACCAACATCGTCCCGGCCCGGGTGGCGAACTACTTCGACTTCCACGGCGTCAACATGGCCGTCGACACCGGGCTCGGCTCCAGCCTGGAAGCGATCCGGGTGGCGAGCAAGTACCTGCACGCGCCCGCCGGCGAGACACCGCTCGACCTGGCGGTGGTCTGCGGGGTCAACGGCAACTCGACCGACGAGCTGGCGTACGTCCTGGGCGGCACCGTCGACCGGCCGCTCGCCGAGGGCGCGTTCACCGTGGTCCTGACCCGCCGGTCGACCGCCGAGCAGAACGGCCTGACGATCCTCGGCACCCTCCGCGACGCCCCGGCCACGGGGGCCGGGGCGGTGCGGCTGGTCGCCGACGGCAGCGGCCCGGAACCCACCTATCTGGGCGGCGACGCCGCGCGTCTGCTGGTGCAAGCCCTGGTCAGCCCGGCGGCCGAGGTCGAGATCGGGTGCGTCGACCCGATCACCGGCACCGAGGACCGGCTGACCCTGCAGAAGACGCCGGTGCAGGAGGCGGCACCGGCCGCCGAGCGGTTCGTGGTGACCACCCGTTCACTGCCGCCGCTCGAACCGGTGGCCGCCGGACCGAACACTCTGGTGCTCACCGACGGTGACCTGACCGACGTGGCGGTGCCGGCGGACGTCACGTCGATCCTGGTGGTGTCGGACGTGCTGGCGGGCCGTGGTCGGCTCGACGGATCCGAGGCGGCTCTGGCCGTACACGACGGGGTCTTCAAGGTCTTGAGCGGTTGCCCTTCGGGGGTGACCTCGGTCGGTGTGGTCCTGCTCGGCGCGGTGGACACGACCGCGCATCCGGCGCTCGGGCTGTTCGACGGCCTGTTGAAGAGCCTGCAGACCGAGCGGCCGGGAATCCGGACGGTGACGGTGGCCCATGACGGCACCGACCCGGCGGCCGGGCTTGCCGCGCTCCGTGCGGAACTGGCCGCCGAGTCCGGCCCGCCGCTGGTGATCAGGCGCGGCCGGGCCCGGGAGGCACCGGTGGCCACCGCCCGCCCGGCCCGCCCCGACCTGCCGCCGATCACCGCCACGCTCGGCGAACGACCGGTCGTGCTGGCGACCGGCGGCGCCCGTGGCCTGACCGCGGAGATCGCCCTCGCGCTGGCCGAACGGGCCGGTGCACGGTTGTGGCTGCTGGGCACCGTGCCGCTCGACGGCCGCCCGGAGTGGGTGACCGGCGGCAGCGACGAGGAGTTCGCCCGGCACCGCGCGGACTATCTGCGGACGCTGCCCGACGGCGGCACGTTCGCGCAGGCCAAGCGGGAGACCGACCGGATGGCTCACGCCCGCGAGGTGCACCGCAACCTGGCCCGGATGGCCGCCCACGTCGGCGCCGACAACGTCACCTACGTGGTCTGCGACGTCACCGACGGCGAGTCCGTCGACGCCGCGGTGCGCCGGGTGCTGGCCCGCGACGGGCGGGTCGACCTGGTGATCCACGGTGCGGGGGTGAACCATTCGGCCGCGCTCGGCCGCAAGACCCTGGACCAGTTCCACCGGGTCCGCGACGTGAAGGTCCGCGGTTATCTGAACCTGAAGCGGGCCCTCGCGGCCACCCCGCCGAGGGTGTGGTGCAACTTCGGCTCGGTGGTGGGCTTCGCCGGCGGGCCCGGCGAGGCCGACTACGCCTCGGCCAACGCGTTCCTGGCGACCGCGGCCCGGGCCGTCGGCGACACCCGGGAGATCACCGTCGAGTGGCCGCTCTGGCGTGAGGTCGGCTTCGCCGCCAACAGCCTGACCAAGAGCTTCCTCAGCCGTACGGGCGGCGTCGACGGCATCGACACGGCGGCCGGAGTCGGCTACTTCCTGTCCGAGGTCGCCGATCCGGGGCAGAGCGGCTCGGTGGTCTACCTCCAGGCCGAGCACCGGGACGCCATCCTCGGCAGCCGCCCGGCGTTGCTCGGCTCGCCCGCTTCGGCCCTGCTCGTCGGCGGGTTCCGGCCGGACGGCGACGGCCGGTGGACCGGCACGCTGGAGCTGACCGCCGACGACCACGAGTTCCTGCGGCAGCACCTGGTCCGTGACCTGCCGACCGTGCCGGGCGCGTTCCTGCTGGAGGCGGCGGCCGAGGCGGCGTGCGCGGTCAGCCCGGGCCGTCCGGTGACCGCCGTGTCCGATGTGCGGTTCCTGGCGCCGGTACGCCGCCAGCCCGGCCGCCCGAACGTCTACCGGGTCGCCGTCGAGACCTCCGGTCCCGGCACCGCGTTCGCGGTCACGGTGACCGGTGACGTGCACGCCCCGGACGGCACGCTGCTCCGCCCGGACCGGCTCTACTGCCAGGCCGTCGTGCACCTGGGCACACCCGGCACGGCGCCCGCCGACGGCCCGGTCATCGGCGCGCCGGCCGGTCCGCCGATCCCCGACCCGTACCTGTGCGACAACGAGTACCTGCGCCTCGCGGGCCTCTTCGCCACGAACACCGACGGCCGGCTCCACGAGTACGGCTGCCGGGCCACCTTCCAGCTACCAGAGGGGCCGCGGCCGCCCCGGTTCGACGACTTCCGTCTACCGGCGATGTTGTTGGACGGCCTGTTCCGGGTGACGGTGTTACCACACGTCCGGGACGGGCGAGCGCCGCTCGTGGCGCCGACCGCGATCGACCGGATCGACTTCTACGACAGCCGCAACGACCTCCGGCTCGCCGCCGGACTGCCGGCGATCACCCTCACCTCGGACACCGCGGGCCGGCATGCCGTCGCGACGTCGCCCGACGGCCGGGTCCTGGTCCGGGTGCGCGGCCTGACCGGTGCGGTTCTCGGCGAGGTCGGCACGACGCCGGCTCTCGCCGCCAGGGCCTGA